Proteins encoded in a region of the Vicia villosa cultivar HV-30 ecotype Madison, WI unplaced genomic scaffold, Vvil1.0 ctg.001205F_1_1, whole genome shotgun sequence genome:
- the LOC131634008 gene encoding uncharacterized protein LOC131634008, with translation MASPSMQNVGSSSQQQLQDQQEQQLVPQKTCLILLELLEVICELMVDFENLEKHDIHLTKNMVFQGWGDLFYGLCGPVYPDLVKELWVYATVMPKAILSIVHGELFSITENLLKKLFGLENAEGVTEATPGRTDWDAVYAEIFHNGKKPKEVKDLTTPYKILAKILLGCIYHIKSTVSSNYVNKDQQ, from the coding sequence ATGGCTTCCCCTTCAAtgcaaaatgttggttcatcctCTCAACAACAACTTCAAGATCAACAAGAGCAACAACTTGTTCCCCAGAAAACTTGTTTGATTCTGTTGGAACTGTTAGAAGTTATTTGCGAGttgatggtggattttgaaaatctggaAAAGCATGATATTCATCTTACAAAGAACATGGTCTTTCAAGGATGGGGAGACTTATTCTATGGTttgtgtggaccagtctacccagatttaGTGAAGGAGTTATGGGTTTATGCAACTGTAATGCCTAAAGCCATTCTCTCTATAGTTCACGGTGAACTCTTCTCCATCACAGAAAATCTTCTAAAGAAGTTGTTTGGTTTGGAAAACGCTGAAGGTGTTACTGAAGCAACTCctggaagaactgattgggatgctGTATATGCAGAAATCTTTCACAATGGAAAGAAGCCTAAGGAAGTTAAGGATCTGACAACTCCTTACAAGATATTGgctaagattcttctgggttgcatctaccACATAAAATCTACAGTTTCTTCAAACTATGTTAACAAGGATCAACAATAA